Within the Gracilinema caldarium DSM 7334 genome, the region AATGTAAAACCAGGAGATATAATTTTCATATCAAACATGAATGATTTTATTACTCATGGAGGTCTAGTAATTGAAGCTAAAGAAAATAGTGTAAAATTTATCAATGCTTCTTCTTATTATGAAAAAGTGATAATTGACGAATGGGATTATAATGAGTTAGTTCGTGGTCAATGGATTGTTGGTTTCGGAAGATTTCTTAGAAGCAAAAAATAAATTCACCAAAAAAAACTCCTTAAATCTTGCAATTATTCTTGTCATGAAATGTTTCACGTGAAACACAATTAACATATCTAAACAGGGCTATTAGCCTGTCGGATTTGTAGTTTTTTAATCCCCAAAGTATATTTTGGGGATTAAAAATCCCGATTAACTGGGCTCCTTTGGCAGTTTGCGAGGTAAAAAATCGCGTATGCCCGCGATTTTTAATGATTAAACGGACAAGTCCGACAAACTGCTAGCCTTTTATATCATCTTTGAGGAAATCCTTACAAAGTTTGCTTTTAAGCTATGATGAACTTTTAAAATTTAAAGTTTTAGAATTCTTATCATTATAAAAGAACCGTTATCGTTTCCTTTTTTACTGATAAATATTATCTTGTACTAATGATAGATAAAATTCCTGGTGGTATAGCCCATGAGTTGCCAGAAGATATAGAGTCCGCTTTATCTTTAGATGCAACCCTGTTGGATGCTTGGGTTAGATTAACCCCCATAGCGAGAAATGAATGTTTTTGCTGGGTAATTTCTCCTAAAAAAGCAAAAACACGAGAACAACATATTAAACGCATGTTTTCTGAACTAAAAGAGGGTAAACATCGGCCCTGTTGTTGGATGGGATGTATCCAC harbors:
- a CDS encoding YdeI/OmpD-associated family protein, with product MIDKIPGGIAHELPEDIESALSLDATLLDAWVRLTPIARNECFCWVISPKKAKTREQHIKRMFSELKEGKHRPCCWMGCIHRTEKELSPSQKFLLTT